A stretch of the Filimonas lacunae genome encodes the following:
- a CDS encoding zinc-dependent metalloprotease: MFTRRRNRVSGAIAIALLVAATAGAQKKNAPADNKNKGADTTRKSADSARKGPLAPTAIKPYKDVITAGMKTSKGYFTVHQKDDKYYFEIPNNILHRDILIVSRVSKASADMRNGSNGYAGDQIAETVYRFEKGPSNKMFLRRISFSEYAGDSSKAMFASVSKNNVQAIAMAFPIAAISPDSSGVVIDATDLLNSDNDILYFENKKLKDRAGMGSQQNDRSYIEYVHTFPSNIEVHAVKTYSAGLNPTSSNYTIELNASMLLLPLNPMRPRLLDERVGYFATGFRDFDADPQGVKNTIYANRWRLEPKPEDMEKYKRGELVEPAKPIVFYIDPVTPKKWVPYLMQGVNDWQKAFEKAGFKNAIIAKEAPSREEDSTWSIDDATHSAIIYRPSAIANAMGPSVADPRSGEILESHIFWYHNVMSLLHSWYMMQCAAVDPRARKLEFDDSVMGTLIRFVSSHEVGHTLGLRHNFGSSSTVPVENLRNKAWVEEHGHTPSIMDYARFNYVAQPEDNIGDKGLFPRIGDYDQWAIQWGYTYRPEFKTAEDEKKVLAHIVSDSLAKNHRLWFGSEMEPTDARSQSEDLGNDAVAAGNYGIKNLKRILPHLIEWTTRPEEGYASLFEHYGVLLSQYSRYVGHVLANIGCEYRTEKIASQPGPLFEVAPYQVNKNAVQFLNDQVFTTPLWLKNDSILLRLQQLHASVSFGIELNKIQEDVINNVLTRNRISRLWWEEQNADGKKVYTVTDLLNDLNKGIFKELYEGKNVDSYRRNMQKIYVGRLIQQVFIAGDPLSTITGSFTYHLTQTDLMFLLKDAMKQQQQLCKKALLNPSLDKPTKYHLQDLIQRIDAGFKMESQTVK, translated from the coding sequence ACAAAGATGTTATTACTGCCGGCATGAAAACCAGCAAGGGGTATTTTACAGTACATCAGAAAGATGATAAGTACTACTTTGAAATTCCCAATAACATTTTACACAGAGACATTCTGATCGTGAGCCGGGTTTCTAAAGCTTCTGCCGACATGCGCAACGGCAGTAACGGTTATGCAGGCGATCAGATTGCTGAAACCGTGTACCGTTTTGAAAAAGGCCCTTCTAACAAAATGTTCCTGCGCCGTATTTCTTTTTCGGAATATGCAGGCGACAGCAGCAAAGCCATGTTTGCCAGCGTTAGCAAAAACAACGTGCAGGCCATTGCCATGGCCTTCCCTATTGCCGCTATTTCACCAGATTCTTCCGGTGTAGTGATTGATGCTACCGACCTGTTAAACAGCGACAACGACATTCTGTATTTCGAGAACAAAAAGCTGAAAGACAGGGCTGGTATGGGCTCACAGCAGAACGACAGAAGCTACATCGAATACGTGCACACCTTCCCCTCCAATATAGAAGTACATGCGGTAAAAACCTACAGTGCGGGCCTGAACCCTACTTCTTCCAACTACACCATAGAGTTAAATGCTTCTATGTTATTGTTGCCTTTAAACCCGATGCGTCCGCGTTTACTGGATGAGCGCGTAGGTTATTTTGCCACTGGTTTCCGGGATTTTGATGCCGACCCACAAGGTGTAAAAAACACCATCTATGCCAACCGCTGGCGCTTAGAGCCTAAGCCGGAAGACATGGAAAAATACAAACGTGGCGAACTGGTAGAACCTGCTAAACCTATTGTGTTTTACATTGATCCGGTAACACCTAAAAAATGGGTACCTTACCTGATGCAGGGCGTGAACGACTGGCAGAAAGCTTTTGAAAAAGCAGGTTTCAAAAATGCTATTATAGCTAAAGAAGCCCCCAGCCGGGAAGAAGACAGCACATGGAGCATTGACGACGCCACCCACTCGGCTATTATTTACCGTCCATCTGCCATTGCCAATGCTATGGGCCCCAGCGTAGCCGATCCACGCAGTGGTGAAATACTGGAAAGCCATATTTTCTGGTATCACAACGTAATGTCGCTGTTACACAGCTGGTATATGATGCAGTGTGCTGCTGTTGATCCACGCGCCCGTAAACTGGAGTTTGACGATTCGGTGATGGGTACTTTAATCCGCTTTGTATCTTCTCACGAAGTAGGCCATACTCTGGGTTTACGTCACAACTTCGGTTCCAGCTCTACCGTGCCGGTAGAAAACCTGCGCAATAAAGCATGGGTAGAAGAACATGGCCACACCCCTTCTATTATGGACTATGCACGCTTTAACTACGTAGCACAGCCCGAAGATAATATTGGCGATAAAGGTTTGTTCCCACGCATAGGCGACTACGATCAGTGGGCTATTCAGTGGGGTTACACTTACCGTCCGGAATTTAAAACAGCCGAAGACGAGAAAAAGGTGTTAGCTCACATCGTATCTGACAGCCTGGCTAAAAACCATCGTTTATGGTTTGGCAGCGAAATGGAACCAACTGATGCACGCAGCCAGAGTGAAGACCTGGGTAACGACGCAGTAGCCGCAGGTAACTATGGTATCAAAAACCTGAAAAGAATATTACCACACCTGATTGAGTGGACTACCCGCCCGGAAGAAGGATATGCATCGCTGTTTGAGCATTATGGTGTGTTATTGAGCCAGTATAGCCGTTATGTAGGCCATGTGTTGGCTAACATTGGTTGCGAATACAGAACCGAGAAAATAGCCAGCCAGCCCGGCCCTTTGTTTGAGGTAGCTCCTTACCAGGTAAATAAAAATGCCGTTCAGTTTTTAAACGATCAGGTGTTTACTACGCCATTATGGTTAAAGAACGATTCTATCCTGTTAAGATTACAGCAACTGCACGCTTCGGTATCGTTTGGCATTGAGCTGAATAAAATACAGGAAGATGTCATTAATAATGTACTTACCCGCAACCGCATCAGCCGTTTATGGTGGGAAGAACAAAATGCCGATGGTAAAAAAGTATACACCGTTACTGATTTGCTGAACGATTTAAACAAAGGCATTTTTAAAGAACTGTATGAAGGCAAGAATGTAGACAGCTACAGACGCAATATGCAGAAGATATATGTTGGCCGTTTAATTCAGCAGGTGTTTATAGCAGGCGATCCGCTTTCTACTATCACCGGCAGCTTCACTTACCATCTTACACAAACAGACTTAATGTTCCTGTTAAAAGATGCCATGAAGCAACAGCAGCAATTATGTAAAAAAGCGTTATTGAATCCTTCCCTGGATAAACCAACCAAATACCATTTACAAGACCTGATTCAAAGAATTGACGCAGGCTTTAAAATGGAATCGCAAACAGTGAAATAA
- a CDS encoding lysozyme inhibitor LprI family protein: protein MHTVKPLLLCLAVLLFTSALKGQQVVDSLDKVYQARLDEGVNMVGTAHWYYNQMDSLLNVYYKKLRAGCDSVQKENLKDEQVVWLSKRDTYFKKTEQNRGKNGGGRDGEMIMMDEKASFVQERVVQLSHAQYSQYTPVNYKVEFTGNYSIKGTVFKNGEQQGKSGSLAVKKIGADKVMFHLSLGTGAPRYHTGTCYGTISVKDNKALYNIIEDDGYVICRIRFYFFRQGIKVVQETEECDFGTGVFANGYYFKTSDKTPTQEELTSEM from the coding sequence ATGCATACCGTTAAACCCTTGCTGCTTTGTTTAGCAGTGTTGTTATTTACAAGTGCATTGAAAGGCCAGCAGGTAGTGGATTCGCTGGATAAGGTGTACCAAGCCAGATTGGACGAAGGTGTAAACATGGTAGGTACTGCCCACTGGTATTATAACCAGATGGATAGTTTACTCAATGTGTATTACAAAAAGTTACGTGCCGGGTGCGACAGTGTACAAAAAGAAAACCTGAAAGATGAGCAGGTGGTTTGGCTAAGCAAGCGGGATACCTACTTTAAAAAAACAGAACAGAACCGGGGAAAGAACGGCGGCGGCCGGGATGGCGAAATGATAATGATGGATGAAAAGGCTTCTTTTGTACAGGAAAGAGTAGTGCAATTGTCGCATGCCCAATACAGCCAATACACACCAGTTAATTATAAAGTGGAGTTTACGGGTAATTATTCCATCAAAGGAACGGTGTTTAAAAATGGAGAACAACAGGGGAAATCAGGCTCATTGGCCGTAAAGAAAATAGGCGCGGATAAAGTGATGTTTCATTTATCGCTGGGAACCGGAGCGCCACGTTACCATACCGGAACATGTTATGGAACTATTTCTGTCAAGGATAATAAAGCATTATATAATATTATTGAGGATGATGGTTATGTTATTTGCAGAATCCGTTTTTATTTTTTCAGGCAAGGGATAAAAGTAGTGCAGGAAACGGAAGAGTGTGATTTTGGCACTGGCGTGTTCGCAAATGGGTACTACTTTAAAACCTCTGATAAAACACCCACCCAGGAAGAATTAACCAGCGAAATGTAA
- a CDS encoding DJ-1/PfpI family protein: MPKTPVPNKTIAKKTTLKKRNVSTIYKTVIVASLPEETETENVVLPLITRLLDTNNSYEEKTQLVDAICMQLRNLPTGGVRESLVRKIAERNKTLAAEIAYAIRLHTLKEDKLQESIDADEAARGWYTIAGVTERKTPLSTIYHHKTNIRLRRVAILAADGVHNASLQIMKNTLLQQGAEVEIVAPEQGLIVAEDNSLILVGHSLERATPLYYDAVYVAGGKTCVAALLKEVAAIRFLNETYRHGKAIALNNDALPLIAYTSFGASTSCMDGVVTDSDIQLLCGQFIEAIGQHRFWNRFTHS; the protein is encoded by the coding sequence ATGCCTAAAACACCTGTACCCAACAAAACTATTGCTAAGAAAACCACCCTGAAAAAAAGAAACGTCAGCACCATCTACAAAACTGTGATTGTTGCGTCTTTACCAGAGGAAACGGAAACTGAAAACGTAGTACTTCCCCTGATCACCCGGTTACTGGATACCAATAATAGTTATGAAGAAAAAACACAGCTGGTAGATGCCATTTGTATGCAGCTTCGTAACCTGCCAACAGGTGGGGTAAGAGAAAGCCTGGTGCGCAAAATAGCAGAGCGTAATAAAACCCTGGCGGCTGAAATAGCTTATGCTATCAGGCTGCATACTTTAAAAGAGGATAAGTTACAGGAAAGCATCGACGCAGATGAAGCAGCGAGGGGCTGGTACACTATAGCAGGGGTAACAGAAAGGAAGACTCCTTTAAGTACTATCTACCATCATAAAACGAATATACGTTTACGCAGGGTGGCTATACTGGCAGCAGATGGCGTACATAACGCATCGTTGCAGATAATGAAAAATACATTGTTACAGCAAGGGGCAGAAGTGGAGATTGTTGCTCCCGAACAAGGACTGATAGTAGCGGAAGACAACTCCCTGATATTGGTAGGGCATAGCCTGGAACGGGCTACTCCGTTATACTATGATGCGGTATATGTTGCCGGAGGTAAAACATGTGTTGCAGCGTTGCTGAAAGAGGTGGCTGCTATCCGTTTCCTCAACGAAACTTACCGTCATGGCAAAGCTATCGCATTGAATAATGATGCATTACCGTTAATTGCCTATACTAGTTTTGGGGCGTCTACCTCCTGTATGGACGGAGTGGTTACTGATAGTGATATTCAGCTTTTATGCGGGCAGTTTATAGAAGCGATAGGGCAGCACCGTTTTTGGAATCGATTCACACATTCCTAA
- a CDS encoding SRPBCC family protein: MSQPLEIKTGIQVQKPVTAVFEAIVDPAQMSHYFISKSSGRIEAGKTLTWNFPEFEAGFPVRIEQVEQDKYVSFYWDVNNKPMLVEITLTPEENDSTVVTVTEKSQGNDEAGIQWLKSNTEGWAYFLACMKAYLEYGINLRKGAFTYRFK; this comes from the coding sequence ATGAGCCAGCCATTAGAAATTAAAACCGGTATACAGGTGCAAAAGCCTGTGACCGCTGTGTTTGAAGCGATTGTTGATCCTGCTCAGATGAGCCACTACTTTATCTCAAAATCATCCGGACGAATAGAAGCGGGTAAAACCCTTACCTGGAATTTTCCCGAGTTTGAAGCGGGGTTTCCGGTGCGGATAGAGCAGGTGGAACAGGATAAGTATGTATCTTTTTACTGGGATGTGAACAATAAGCCTATGCTGGTAGAAATTACGCTTACACCGGAAGAAAACGATTCCACGGTGGTAACGGTAACAGAAAAAAGCCAGGGAAATGATGAAGCGGGTATACAATGGTTAAAAAGTAATACAGAAGGTTGGGCTTATTTTCTGGCTTGTATGAAAGCTTATCTGGAATATGGCATTAATTTGCGCAAAGGTGCTTTTACTTACCGCTTTAAATAA
- a CDS encoding methyltransferase domain-containing protein — MPLYLFAKQVDGVNFSTQTVWEGSIAEGNNYQYVKGKTGYQYIAEASNLSHIPKNEYDFLLSCHSLEHVANPIQAVKGWAELLKQKGKLVLVLPDKRFIFDHKRPYTTFEHLVEDYKNKVDEHDTTCFEELIALHDVSMDPGVKSLEEFTERLKDNFNNRCAHHHVFSQEVVKQMLEYCGFTVNSQHELDNFNLITIAEKN, encoded by the coding sequence ATGCCACTGTATTTGTTTGCCAAACAGGTAGATGGCGTCAACTTCAGCACCCAAACCGTTTGGGAAGGCAGTATTGCTGAGGGTAATAATTACCAATACGTAAAAGGTAAAACAGGCTATCAATATATAGCAGAAGCTTCCAATTTATCTCATATACCTAAAAACGAGTATGATTTTCTGCTGTCGTGCCATAGTCTGGAGCATGTGGCCAACCCTATACAAGCCGTAAAAGGTTGGGCAGAGTTGTTGAAGCAGAAGGGAAAGCTGGTGCTGGTGTTACCGGATAAAAGGTTCATTTTCGATCACAAAAGGCCTTATACAACCTTTGAACATCTGGTAGAAGATTATAAGAACAAGGTGGATGAGCATGATACCACCTGTTTTGAAGAACTGATAGCATTACACGATGTTTCTATGGACCCCGGGGTGAAAAGCCTGGAAGAGTTTACGGAGCGCTTGAAAGACAATTTCAATAATCGTTGTGCACACCACCACGTGTTTAGCCAGGAGGTGGTAAAACAAATGCTGGAATATTGCGGTTTCACCGTTAATAGTCAGCACGAGCTGGATAATTTTAACCTCATTACCATTGCCGAAAAGAATTAA
- a CDS encoding SusC/RagA family TonB-linked outer membrane protein — MRRSLILLSMLLLAAVCPKAQSRPVSGLVTEDPGNVPLAGATVAVKGTAIKTVTDEQGRFTIKGPDGSFILEVSFVGFIVKEVPVSTGASTVSIGLSRDNTDLTNVVVTALGISKQARTLTYSTQSVKSEDISTVKTPNLINSLNGKVAGVQINRTSGGIGGAARITLRGDKSTRSSQPLFVIDGLPVTNPSEGAKTDIYASMPDNGDILSTINPDDIESINFLKGASASALYGSAGSNGVILISTRKGKSGTSKLDFSSSLTLDKAYVLPQLQYRYLQREAPGTNYAGSWDSWGNKGSSPDHVKDFYQTGSTWINSIGFTSGSEKGSSFFSYSNTDNKGIIPTSRFEQNNINYRSSTKLLDNRLTVDANFMGSLQKVKNRITPGTYFSPLTGLYLFPRGLNFADYANNYEYFTAQRYLPSQNWWNLNLDKKFTGTDDQQNPYWILNRNPITTNNKNAYAAVSLNYKVNDWLSVQTRGNYNYYYSEAQRDVYATTLSVISGTNGKVYNNKLDTRTLYGDALLIANKALDKNWNLGFTAGASIQDVKKIVTTLENAFLQYPNIFSFSNLIFPGYSDNGRHYKIENHRWQTQSVFASAQLGFQNKLFLDLTDRQEWSSTLTFTPKQTYNYYSVGANAVLTDVFKLPAFINFAKLRASYATVGNGIEDNRTNPQPNIDAGSYISPEGSPAKSDILYLRPELNKSIEIGTEWRLLNNRLSIDATWYKSNIKNQFIKDVTLIGGIATGTKGDISAGNIQNTGVEIIASYKVIAQKTFTWTTGVNFTANKNKIIELFPPGTNAVEGAMYPLTGSALNYLKKGGSFGDIYGSIFKRTATGQLAVDTSGAPQRDETTTYLGNPNPKWILGWNNSFTYRKFTLNVLIDGKFGGRALSLSEPYYDAAGVSKRSADARDAGGVVVANAVKPNGDVLKAPVDAQKYYTAVSGGGKNVIHEAYMYSATAIRFREFSLSYRTSFTSKTIKDLSIGVIGSNLFFFKKSAPFDPEQVSGVYPGGVGIDVFGSPAYRSIGISVKCGF, encoded by the coding sequence ATGAGAAGATCGCTTATTTTATTAAGTATGCTGCTATTAGCAGCAGTGTGCCCAAAAGCACAAAGCAGGCCCGTTTCGGGACTTGTTACGGAAGACCCCGGTAATGTTCCTTTAGCCGGCGCTACCGTTGCCGTAAAAGGAACGGCTATTAAAACCGTTACGGATGAACAGGGCAGGTTTACGATAAAGGGACCAGATGGCTCCTTTATACTGGAAGTATCTTTTGTGGGCTTTATAGTAAAGGAAGTTCCGGTAAGCACAGGTGCCTCTACTGTATCAATTGGTTTAAGCAGGGACAATACTGATTTGACTAACGTTGTAGTTACCGCACTGGGCATTTCAAAACAGGCGCGCACCTTAACCTACTCTACCCAATCGGTAAAATCCGAAGACATCTCCACCGTAAAAACACCTAACCTTATCAACAGCTTAAACGGTAAGGTGGCCGGTGTGCAAATTAACCGCACCTCAGGCGGTATAGGCGGCGCGGCGCGCATTACCTTACGAGGCGATAAAAGCACGCGTAGCAGCCAGCCGCTGTTTGTAATTGACGGCTTGCCCGTAACCAATCCTTCGGAAGGAGCTAAAACAGATATCTATGCTTCAATGCCCGATAACGGCGATATCCTTAGCACCATTAACCCCGATGATATAGAAAGCATCAACTTTTTAAAAGGAGCTTCCGCTTCTGCCTTGTATGGCAGCGCCGGTAGTAACGGGGTAATATTGATCTCTACCCGCAAAGGCAAAAGCGGCACCAGTAAGCTGGACTTTTCCAGCAGCCTTACATTGGATAAAGCGTATGTATTGCCCCAACTGCAATACCGCTACCTGCAAAGAGAAGCGCCTGGCACCAACTATGCAGGCAGCTGGGATAGCTGGGGCAACAAAGGCAGCTCGCCCGATCATGTGAAAGACTTTTATCAAACGGGCAGCACCTGGATAAACAGTATAGGCTTTACCTCGGGCAGTGAAAAAGGCAGCAGCTTTTTCTCCTACTCCAACACCGACAACAAAGGCATTATACCTACCAGCAGGTTTGAACAAAACAACATCAACTACCGCAGCAGCACTAAACTGCTGGACAACCGGTTAACAGTAGATGCCAACTTTATGGGCTCGCTGCAAAAAGTAAAGAACAGGATTACACCCGGTACCTATTTTAGTCCGCTTACCGGCTTGTACCTGTTTCCACGCGGATTGAACTTTGCCGACTATGCCAATAATTATGAATACTTTACCGCACAGCGCTACCTGCCTTCACAAAACTGGTGGAACCTGAACCTGGATAAAAAATTCACAGGCACTGACGATCAGCAAAATCCCTACTGGATACTCAACCGGAACCCTATCACTACTAATAATAAAAATGCGTATGCAGCCGTATCACTCAACTATAAGGTGAACGACTGGCTAAGTGTGCAAACCAGGGGTAACTATAATTACTATTACTCAGAAGCGCAGCGGGATGTATATGCCACCACCCTTTCTGTGATCAGTGGCACCAATGGCAAAGTGTATAACAACAAGCTGGACACCAGAACACTGTACGGCGATGCCTTACTGATTGCCAATAAAGCCCTGGATAAAAACTGGAACCTGGGTTTTACTGCCGGTGCATCTATACAGGATGTAAAGAAGATTGTAACTACGTTGGAAAATGCCTTTCTGCAATATCCCAATATTTTTTCATTCTCTAACCTCATATTCCCCGGTTATAGCGATAATGGCCGGCACTATAAAATTGAAAATCACCGCTGGCAAACACAGTCTGTATTTGCCAGTGCACAACTGGGCTTTCAAAACAAACTGTTCCTGGACTTGACCGACCGGCAGGAATGGTCATCTACCTTAACCTTTACGCCTAAACAAACCTATAACTACTATTCCGTAGGAGCCAACGCCGTATTAACAGATGTGTTTAAACTGCCGGCCTTTATCAACTTTGCCAAGCTAAGGGCTTCGTATGCCACGGTGGGTAATGGTATTGAAGACAATCGTACCAATCCACAGCCGAACATAGATGCCGGCTCGTATATAAGCCCGGAAGGCTCGCCTGCTAAATCTGACATATTGTATCTGCGCCCGGAGCTGAACAAGTCCATAGAAATTGGCACCGAATGGCGCTTGTTAAACAACCGGTTATCCATAGATGCCACCTGGTATAAATCGAATATCAAAAACCAGTTTATCAAAGATGTTACGTTGATTGGCGGTATAGCCACAGGTACCAAAGGTGATATCAGTGCCGGTAATATTCAAAACACAGGCGTGGAAATCATTGCATCTTATAAAGTAATAGCACAGAAAACCTTCACCTGGACCACGGGCGTTAACTTCACAGCCAACAAAAACAAGATCATAGAACTGTTTCCTCCCGGCACCAATGCGGTGGAAGGAGCCATGTATCCCCTTACCGGCTCTGCGCTCAACTACCTGAAAAAAGGCGGTTCATTCGGAGACATTTACGGCAGTATATTTAAACGCACCGCTACAGGACAACTGGCTGTAGACACTTCCGGCGCACCACAACGCGACGAAACCACTACCTATCTGGGCAACCCCAACCCGAAATGGATATTGGGATGGAACAACAGTTTCACTTACCGGAAGTTTACATTGAATGTGTTGATCGATGGCAAGTTTGGCGGTCGTGCGTTAAGCTTATCCGAACCCTATTATGATGCAGCCGGCGTAAGCAAAAGAAGTGCTGATGCCCGCGATGCAGGCGGCGTAGTGGTTGCTAATGCTGTGAAGCCGAATGGAGATGTATTGAAAGCTCCTGTAGACGCGCAAAAGTATTATACCGCAGTAAGTGGTGGTGGCAAAAACGTAATTCATGAAGCATACATGTATAGTGCTACAGCTATACGTTTCAGAGAATTCTCCTTATCGTACCGCACTTCTTTTACCAGCAAAACCATCAAAGATCTTTCCATTGGCGTAATAGGCAGCAACCTGTTCTTCTTCAAAAAAAGCGCACCATTCGATCCGGAGCAGGTATCCGGCGTATACCCTGGCGGTGTAGGTATTGACGTGTTTGGATCGCCTGCTTACAGAAGCATTGGCATCAGTGTTAAATGTGGCTTTTAA
- a CDS encoding cupin domain-containing protein, translating to MSYIQELITAYGLLPHPEGGYYKETYRSNEHVQQEALPARFGGYRAFSTAIYFLLDKGNFSAFHRIKSDECWHFYAGQTLLVHIIHFDGMLETVRLGSNTEAGEVFQYVVPANCWFASEPAPGTDFAFTGCTVAPGFDFEDFELAAAETLLTLFPQHQEVITRLCRQ from the coding sequence ATGTCATATATACAGGAACTCATTACTGCTTATGGTTTATTACCGCACCCCGAGGGTGGCTATTACAAAGAAACTTACAGAAGCAACGAGCATGTACAGCAGGAAGCTTTACCGGCCAGATTTGGCGGTTACCGGGCTTTTTCCACCGCTATTTATTTCTTATTGGATAAAGGCAACTTCTCCGCTTTCCATCGCATTAAAAGTGATGAGTGCTGGCATTTTTATGCAGGGCAAACCTTATTGGTACACATCATTCATTTTGATGGCATGCTGGAAACCGTAAGGTTGGGCAGCAACACTGAAGCAGGAGAGGTGTTTCAATATGTAGTGCCGGCTAACTGCTGGTTTGCCAGTGAGCCGGCTCCGGGCACCGATTTTGCCTTTACCGGGTGCACGGTTGCGCCAGGGTTTGATTTTGAAGATTTTGAGCTGGCTGCTGCGGAAACGCTGCTAACATTGTTTCCGCAACACCAGGAAGTTATTACCCGGCTTTGCAGGCAGTAA
- a CDS encoding SusD/RagB family nutrient-binding outer membrane lipoprotein, whose product MRNNVYIPVILIATTLLFASCTKKFEEYNTGLSGLSDEILNADFTRVVGPMREVQKNLINQTSWIYQLQQNLNADIYSGYFMSPTTYGGDNNTNYYMKDGWNERVMVNQLDDGIQKIVNFEAGTLIYPEVAFNHCRGILNILKVIIVHKVSDVHGPVIYTHYGKPNADLSVDYDSQQDAYTALFKTLDSAQLYLSKTDTSDLKALRTADMVYKGDITKWKKLANTLRLRLAIRIKYADGAKAKLEGEKALDPANGGLIEDNADNALINYGAGHPINIIIYSWGDCRSGAPLCSILNGYNDPRLTHYMLPATDAAVQGQYIGIRNGINLLNNDRYRSYSQPTAKAAVGDYFDANNGMAKLVTAAETWFLKAEAALEGWTNAGDAQTNYETGIDKSFQEWSAGPSATYITNSTLTAQPYIDPKSVVPGENDIKDTSRYLSKVTIRWDEANSIEGKLEKIITQKWIALYPDGQEAWSEFRRTGYPKLFPVVINQSGGTISTTDFIRRLPICNKFRDSDPAGYGRAAATLGGPDVGGTKLWWDKKP is encoded by the coding sequence ATGAGAAACAACGTATATATACCGGTAATACTGATAGCAACAACATTGCTGTTTGCCAGTTGCACTAAAAAATTTGAGGAATACAACACCGGGCTATCCGGCCTTTCCGACGAAATTTTGAATGCCGATTTTACCCGGGTGGTAGGCCCTATGCGGGAAGTGCAAAAGAACCTGATTAACCAAACCAGCTGGATATACCAGTTACAGCAAAACCTGAACGCCGATATTTACAGCGGCTACTTTATGTCGCCCACTACCTATGGCGGCGACAACAACACCAACTACTACATGAAAGACGGTTGGAACGAACGCGTGATGGTAAACCAGCTGGACGATGGCATACAAAAAATTGTAAACTTTGAAGCAGGCACCCTCATCTACCCAGAAGTAGCCTTTAACCATTGCCGCGGTATTTTAAACATACTCAAGGTAATTATTGTACATAAAGTATCTGACGTACACGGCCCGGTGATTTACACGCATTATGGCAAACCCAACGCCGACCTGAGTGTGGACTACGACTCGCAACAGGATGCCTATACCGCCCTTTTCAAAACGCTGGACTCTGCTCAGCTCTATTTATCTAAAACCGATACCAGCGACCTGAAAGCACTACGCACCGCTGACATGGTATACAAAGGGGATATTACCAAATGGAAGAAACTCGCCAACACCCTTCGCCTGCGCCTGGCCATCCGTATTAAATATGCCGACGGTGCCAAAGCCAAACTGGAAGGTGAAAAAGCCCTTGACCCTGCCAACGGTGGGCTGATAGAAGACAATGCCGACAATGCGCTTATCAACTACGGCGCAGGCCACCCTATCAATATTATTATTTATTCCTGGGGCGACTGCCGCTCCGGTGCTCCACTGTGTTCTATACTCAATGGCTATAACGACCCCCGTTTAACCCACTACATGCTGCCCGCCACCGATGCCGCCGTACAAGGCCAATACATAGGCATTCGCAATGGCATTAACCTGCTGAACAACGACCGCTACAGAAGCTACTCACAACCCACCGCTAAAGCGGCCGTAGGCGATTATTTCGATGCCAACAACGGCATGGCCAAACTGGTTACCGCCGCAGAAACCTGGTTTTTAAAAGCAGAAGCCGCCCTGGAAGGCTGGACCAACGCAGGCGACGCCCAAACCAACTACGAAACCGGTATTGACAAATCGTTCCAGGAATGGAGCGCCGGCCCTTCTGCTACCTATATCACTAACAGCACTTTAACTGCGCAACCTTATATCGATCCAAAATCGGTGGTGCCGGGCGAAAACGATATCAAAGACACCAGCCGCTATCTGAGTAAAGTAACCATCCGCTGGGATGAAGCCAATTCCATAGAGGGGAAACTGGAAAAGATTATCACGCAAAAGTGGATTGCCCTGTATCCGGATGGACAAGAAGCCTGGAGTGAATTTAGAAGAACAGGCTATCCTAAGCTTTTTCCGGTAGTGATAAACCAGAGTGGTGGAACTATTTCTACTACGGATTTTATTCGCAGGTTGCCTATTTGTAACAAGTTTAGGGATAGCGACCCAGCTGGATATGGAAGAGCAGCGGCTACGCTAGGTGGACCCGATGTGGGTGGAACGAAGTTGTGGTGGGATAAGAAGCCGTAA